The Jiangella sp. DSM 45060 genome contains the following window.
TCGCGGTGTTCCAGTCGCACGACCTCCCCGACGGCGTCGAGTCCACCCTCGACGCCGATGCCACGTTCGACCCGGAGAACTTCTCCTACCCGCACGGCACGCACCTGTGCGCCGTCGAGGTCGACACCGAGACCGGCATGGTGACGATCCGCTCGTACGTCGCGGTCGACGACATCGGCCGGGTGATCAACCCGCTGATCGTCGAGGGACAGGTGCACGGCGGCGTCGCGCAGGGCATCGCGCAGGCGCTGTTCGAGGAGGCCCGCTACGACGAGGACGGCAACCTCACCACCGGGACGTTCGTCGAGTACACCATCCCGAGCGCGGCCGACCTCCCGGACATCGTCACCGACCGCACCGAGACGCCGGCGCCGGGGCACCCGCTCGGCGCCAAGGGCGTCGGCGAGGCCGGCACCATCGCGTCGACGCCGGCGGTCGTCAACGCCGTGGTCGACGCGCTGCGGCCGATGGGCGTCAACGACGTGCGCATGCCGTGCACGCCGGAACGGGTGTGGTCGACGATCGCGGCGGCCCGCGCCGCGTCGTCCGCCACGGACGGAGGTGAGACGCGATGATCCCCGCGGCGTTCGACTACACGAAGGCGGCGTCGGTCGAGGACGCCGTCACGGCCCTGGCCGCGGCCGGCGACGACGGAAAGGTGCTGGCCGGCGGGCAGAGCCTGCTGCCGATGCTGCGGCTGCGGCTGGCGGCGCCGGCCATGCTGGTCGATCTCGGCGGCCTGGCCGAGCTGCGCGGCGTCGACGACGACGGCGACGCGCTGCACATCGGCGCCATGACCACGCACGACGAGGTCACGCGGCATCCGCTGGTGCGCGAGCACGCGCCGCTGATCGCACAGGCCGCCGAGACCGTCGGCGACCGCCAGATCCGCCACCTCGGCACGTTCGGCGGGTCGCTCGCGCACGCCGACCCCGCCGGCGACCTCCCCGGCGTCGCGCTGGCCATGGACGCCGTCATGACGGTGGCCGGTCCGGGCGGCATGCGCGACGTGCCGGCCGCCGACTTCTTCGTCGACTACTTCACGACGGCGCTCGGCCCCGGCGACGTGCTGGTGTCGGTGCGGGTGCCGAAGCTGACCGGCTGGAGCACGCATTACGAGAAGTTCCACCAGCTGGCGCAGTCGTGGTCGGTCGTCGGCGTGGCGGCGGCGGTGCGGCGGTCCAACGGCAGCATCGCCGAGGCCCGGGTCGCGCTCACCAACATGGGCGTCACCCCGGTCCGCGCCCGCGGCGTCGAGGAGGCACTGACAGGCGCCCCGGCGACGGCGGACGCGGTGGCGGCCGCGGCCGGTCGCGCCCTCGAAGGCGCGTCGCCACTGACCGACGGCACCGCGTCGGCGGAGTACCGGACCCAGCTGGCGCCCGTCCTCACCCGGCGCGCCGTCATGGCGGCAAGCAGGCTCTGACCTCGCCGGACATGGCCTCTCCCGCTTCACCCTGAAGGGCTTGCCCGGTGGAGCGGGAGAGGCCGTGGTGCTGTCAGCCGACCGGCTGGATGGCCAGGTTCGGGTTCACCACCGTCCAGTCCGCCAGGAGGTCGGCGTCCAGCACGTCCCCGTCGGGCAACAGCCAGGCCCGGACCCCGCCGCCCGGACCACTCGCCGACAACGGGAGGCCGTTGTCGGCGAAGTACGCCGGTGGCGCACAGGACAACGCCGTCGTCGGCTCCTCCGCCGGCACCTGCACGACGAAGCAGACCTCACCGTCGATGTCGACGACCGCCCAGAACCGTGCCTCCGGCGTCGCCGCGACCGCGCGGGCCGTCGACTCGACGAGGCCCGGATCGCTCAGCTCGGCAGGCAGGTGGTCGTCTGGACCCAGGGGTCCGGCCAGCAGCGCCAGCAGTTCCTCGGCCGAGCCGGGGTCGGCGACGGCGGTGTCCGTGCCCGTGGAACGGTCCTGCCAGGCGATAGCGGCGCCGAGCCCCACCGCGGCGACGACCACAACGGCCCCGGCCCGGGCCATCCGCGACCGTCGTCGCCGCGTCTCGCCGCCGCGCACCACAGCGTCCAGATCGAAGGGCTCCGGTGGCATGGTGTGCTCACCAGCACGGCGCAGCACGCCGACGACGTCGTCCATGGTCATCACCGTTCTCCCTCGGTCAGGTCATCGAGCTCGTCCGCGGTCCTGAGGTGCCGGCGCAAGTGGCCGAGGGCGTCGTGGCACTGCCGTTTGACGGTCCCCTCGGCGACGCCCATGAGGTCGGCGACCTCGCGGACCGGTCTGTCCTCGATGAACCGGAGGACGACGATCGCGCGCTGCTTCACGCTCAGCCCGTCGAGAACCCGCGCCAGGTCGAGCCGGGCGGCGCCGTCGTCGACCTGCGCCGGCGCCTCCGGAAGCACGTCGGTCACCCGCTCGCGCCGCCACCATGCCCGCCG
Protein-coding sequences here:
- a CDS encoding xanthine dehydrogenase family protein subunit M, with translation MIPAAFDYTKAASVEDAVTALAAAGDDGKVLAGGQSLLPMLRLRLAAPAMLVDLGGLAELRGVDDDGDALHIGAMTTHDEVTRHPLVREHAPLIAQAAETVGDRQIRHLGTFGGSLAHADPAGDLPGVALAMDAVMTVAGPGGMRDVPAADFFVDYFTTALGPGDVLVSVRVPKLTGWSTHYEKFHQLAQSWSVVGVAAAVRRSNGSIAEARVALTNMGVTPVRARGVEEALTGAPATADAVAAAAGRALEGASPLTDGTASAEYRTQLAPVLTRRAVMAASRL
- a CDS encoding RNA polymerase sigma factor, whose protein sequence is MGTNGRDDFAAWATTALPGLRRFAYAVGGDWHRADDLVQSALERMYVTWPKLGGVSDLGAYARTVVVRQAATEARRAWWRRERVTDVLPEAPAQVDDGAARLDLARVLDGLSVKQRAIVVLRFIEDRPVREVADLMGVAEGTVKRQCHDALGHLRRHLRTADELDDLTEGER